Proteins encoded together in one Thermophilibacter immobilis window:
- a CDS encoding glycosyltransferase family 4 protein, with the protein MSSIESEGVSDGSGGESISCPADFDKLLAEHTPEAAIPLLAQRYWDKPSELIRIANSARSLRTTRSEIRTVAIFFHALGIGGGERVTRDLTNLWLNMGLNVILLTNVKPGEDDFELPEGVKRIVLPTFVGMTKDGYAPRCKRLLDTLQENAVDTLVFTHWFSDTLAFDIIAARSLGISTFLYIQSSFTMFFLDSDMPARYADIPLQYELASGIICLSEMDRLFWSNFNSNVMVTNNPITLEPPDEAAALQGHTIIWPARLHVDKCPERVIPIMFELVRRVPDAQLLLIGPEDQEIADRMRAALVDTPLEDHIVFCGPQREQDMAAFYQSADAFLLTSEREGWSLALGEALATGLPCVIYDLPYLTLVAGNKGVVRVAQGDSEAAANALARILTDKTYARGLGTAGRAFVEGIISYDYEGFWHSCFVSSLEPYRPAPSSSLNATMWSELLCAYRSHLENLEQSHRQAILRQQTKVAQLEAKVISLEAQTDDLRSAFRKVTGSTSLKVGLVFTYVPRIIKGAFLRHRATRFS; encoded by the coding sequence ATGAGTTCCATAGAGTCTGAAGGCGTTTCGGATGGATCGGGCGGCGAGAGCATCTCCTGTCCCGCCGACTTTGATAAGCTCCTCGCCGAGCATACTCCCGAAGCGGCTATTCCCCTCCTTGCACAACGCTACTGGGATAAGCCAAGTGAGCTCATACGCATTGCAAACAGCGCTCGCTCCCTGCGCACGACACGTTCAGAGATAAGAACCGTCGCCATTTTCTTTCACGCCCTAGGAATCGGGGGCGGGGAAAGGGTCACGCGTGACCTCACGAACCTGTGGCTTAACATGGGGCTCAACGTCATTCTTCTCACTAATGTCAAACCTGGAGAGGACGACTTTGAGCTTCCCGAGGGGGTGAAGAGGATCGTTCTACCCACCTTCGTCGGAATGACTAAGGACGGCTATGCACCTAGGTGCAAGAGGCTACTGGACACCCTGCAAGAGAACGCGGTTGATACCCTCGTGTTCACTCATTGGTTCTCGGACACGCTTGCCTTTGACATTATTGCCGCAAGAAGCTTAGGCATCTCAACATTCCTTTACATTCAGAGCTCGTTCACGATGTTCTTCCTTGACTCCGATATGCCAGCCAGGTACGCGGATATTCCCCTCCAATACGAGCTTGCAAGCGGCATCATCTGCCTCAGCGAGATGGACCGTCTTTTCTGGAGTAACTTCAATAGTAACGTGATGGTAACTAATAACCCAATCACCCTTGAGCCCCCCGACGAGGCAGCGGCTCTCCAAGGGCACACCATCATATGGCCTGCTCGTCTTCATGTGGACAAATGCCCAGAACGCGTCATTCCCATTATGTTCGAACTCGTCAGACGGGTTCCCGATGCGCAGCTTCTGCTCATCGGACCCGAAGATCAAGAAATCGCCGACAGGATGCGGGCAGCCCTTGTGGACACACCCCTTGAGGACCATATCGTCTTCTGTGGACCCCAAAGAGAACAGGACATGGCTGCCTTCTATCAGTCCGCAGACGCCTTTCTTCTGACCTCCGAAAGGGAGGGCTGGTCTTTGGCGCTCGGTGAGGCCCTCGCAACCGGACTCCCCTGTGTCATCTATGACCTTCCCTATCTCACGCTTGTTGCGGGAAATAAAGGAGTCGTCAGGGTTGCCCAAGGAGATTCCGAAGCGGCTGCCAATGCGCTTGCCCGCATCCTCACGGACAAGACGTACGCCCGTGGCCTGGGAACGGCGGGAAGAGCCTTCGTGGAAGGCATCATTTCCTACGACTACGAGGGCTTCTGGCACTCTTGCTTTGTCAGCTCTCTCGAACCCTATCGCCCAGCCCCGAGCAGCTCGCTCAACGCTACCATGTGGTCTGAGCTTCTCTGTGCCTATCGCTCCCATCTCGAAAACCTTGAACAAAGTCATCGTCAGGCCATCCTGAGGCAACAAACAAAGGTTGCTCAGCTTGAGGCTAAGGTCATCTCGCTCGAGGCGCAGACAGACGACCTAAGAAGCGCCTTTCGCAAGGTCACTGGATCAACCTCCCTCAAGGTGGGTCTTGTGTTCACATATGTTCCCCGCATCATAAAGGGAGCCTTTCTACGCCACAGAGCCACAAGGTTCTCTTAG